A genomic stretch from Dyella sp. M7H15-1 includes:
- the pdhA gene encoding pyruvate dehydrogenase (acetyl-transferring) E1 component subunit alpha, with protein MSIAAKFEIEYLQYLDVEGKQVRDDLPKFVTNLDHMVELYKLMMSTRVFDAKSVALQRTGKLGTYASCLGHEAAHVGIGSAMKPEDVLAVSYREYGAQLYRGVQPREVYMYWGGDERGNDYQNEPARHDFAWSVPIATQCLHAAGTALAFKIRGEKRVAVCTIGDGGSSKGDFYGAINIAGAQNLPMVTVIVNNQWAISVPRKIQSGAPTLAQKGIAAGLFSIQVDGNDIIAVRKAMEDALERARNGQGGSVLELVTYRLSDHTTADDARRYRGEQEVKDAWAKEPMKRLRNWLVAKGVWDDQKEEAWKTECDEWMDNEVNAYLQTKTQPVTAMFDYHFAEVPADLAKQRDLAISLEKKA; from the coding sequence GTGTCCATCGCCGCCAAGTTTGAAATCGAATATCTGCAATACCTCGACGTCGAAGGCAAACAAGTCCGTGACGACCTGCCTAAGTTCGTCACGAATCTCGACCACATGGTCGAACTGTACAAGTTGATGATGTCGACTCGCGTATTCGACGCGAAGTCGGTAGCTCTGCAACGTACCGGCAAGCTCGGCACGTATGCAAGCTGCCTGGGGCACGAAGCCGCGCATGTCGGTATCGGCAGCGCCATGAAGCCAGAAGACGTATTGGCGGTGAGCTATCGCGAATACGGCGCGCAGTTGTACCGTGGCGTGCAGCCGCGCGAGGTGTACATGTACTGGGGCGGCGACGAACGCGGCAACGATTACCAGAACGAGCCCGCCCGCCACGACTTCGCCTGGTCGGTGCCAATTGCCACCCAATGCCTGCATGCCGCCGGCACCGCGCTGGCGTTCAAGATTCGCGGCGAGAAGCGCGTGGCCGTGTGCACGATCGGCGACGGCGGCTCTTCCAAAGGCGACTTCTACGGCGCCATCAACATCGCCGGCGCGCAGAACCTGCCGATGGTGACAGTGATCGTCAACAACCAGTGGGCGATCTCGGTGCCCCGCAAGATTCAGTCCGGCGCGCCGACGCTGGCACAAAAAGGCATCGCCGCCGGCCTGTTCTCCATCCAGGTGGACGGCAACGACATCATTGCCGTGCGCAAGGCGATGGAAGACGCACTGGAACGCGCTCGCAACGGCCAGGGCGGCAGCGTGCTGGAGTTGGTCACGTATCGTCTGAGCGACCACACCACCGCCGACGATGCCCGTCGTTATCGCGGCGAGCAGGAAGTGAAGGACGCCTGGGCCAAGGAACCGATGAAGCGCCTGCGCAACTGGCTGGTTGCCAAGGGTGTCTGGGACGATCAGAAAGAAGAAGCCTGGAAGACCGAGTGCGACGAGTGGATGGACAACGAGGTCAACGCTTACCTGCAGACCAAGACCCAGCCGGTCACAGCGATGTTCGACTACCACTTCGCCGAAGTTCCAGCTGATCTCGCCAAGCAACGCGATCTTGCAATCTCGCTCGAAAAAAAGGCGTAA
- a CDS encoding tryptophan 2,3-dioxygenase family protein, giving the protein MTDNQRDLEAGIQLDLNGRMTYGGYLRLDQLLTAQQPLSEPPHHDELLFIVQHQVAELWMKLIIHELKLAIARLRVDDLDACLKILARVKQVQRQLFEQWAVLETLTPSEYLEFRGVLGASSGFQSLQYRMIEFMLGNKNAQMLKVFDYDPAAQTQLREVLEAPGLYDEFLRYLARRDHAVPAARVERDWSEPYQRHDDLLPVFKRIYEERARFWSEYHMCEQLVDVEESFQLWRFRHMKTVERIIGHRRGTGGSSGVAFLKKALELEFFPELLDVRTVLGA; this is encoded by the coding sequence ATGACGGATAACCAGCGTGATCTCGAAGCGGGCATCCAGCTCGACCTGAATGGCCGGATGACCTACGGCGGTTACCTGCGGCTGGATCAGCTCCTGACCGCCCAGCAACCGCTCAGTGAGCCCCCGCATCACGACGAGCTGCTGTTCATCGTGCAGCATCAGGTGGCCGAACTGTGGATGAAGCTGATCATCCACGAGTTGAAGCTGGCGATCGCGCGTCTGCGTGTTGATGATCTGGATGCGTGCCTGAAAATTCTTGCGCGCGTGAAGCAGGTGCAACGACAACTGTTCGAGCAATGGGCGGTGCTGGAGACGCTGACGCCGTCGGAATACCTGGAATTTCGCGGCGTGCTGGGTGCGTCGTCGGGCTTCCAGTCGCTGCAATACCGCATGATCGAATTCATGTTGGGCAACAAGAATGCGCAGATGCTCAAGGTATTCGATTACGACCCGGCGGCACAGACGCAGTTGCGGGAAGTACTGGAGGCGCCCGGGCTTTACGACGAATTCCTGCGTTACCTGGCGCGTCGTGACCACGCGGTGCCAGCTGCGCGCGTAGAGCGCGACTGGAGCGAGCCGTATCAGCGCCATGACGATCTATTGCCGGTGTTCAAGCGCATTTACGAAGAGCGTGCAAGATTCTGGTCGGAGTACCACATGTGCGAACAGTTGGTGGACGTGGAAGAAAGTTTCCAACTTTGGCGTTTCCGTCATATGAAAACGGTGGAACGGATCATCGGACACCGTCGTGGTACGGGTGGTTCCTCGGGCGTGGCGTTTTTGAAGAAGGCGTTGGAGTTGGAGTTTTTTCCGGAGTTGCTGGACGTGCGCACGGTGTTAGGCGCGTAG
- the murJ gene encoding murein biosynthesis integral membrane protein MurJ, giving the protein MKSPSMLRGLLSFSSMTMVSRVLGLLRDISISHVFGANVATDAFWVAFRIPSFMRRMFAEGSFSSAFVPVFTEVKEKGTHAQLKILMSRVSGTLGGVLLIVTALCMLFAPQVATVFAPGSVDDTHKFTLIVELLRLTFPFLLFVSLTALSGGALNSFHRFGLPALTPVILNLCMIAGAWWLSRHLQTPILALGWAVFAAGILQVLFQLPALRQLDLLTLPSWGWNHPDVRRIMRQMVPTLFGSSVSQINLLFDTVIASLLISGSQTWLSQADRFLELPLGVFGVALGTVILPSLSRHHVATDHEGFSKALDWGLRTTLLIAIPAMFGLLLLAEPLVATLFQNGQFRSFDTRMATLSVTALSFGVPAYALVKVLLPAFYARKDTRTPVRAGVAALITNMVLNGFFLLALYAMWAPTTLKSGPLLDGLSKVPGLHLALGMASAAASYINLLLLWRWLRKADIYQRQAGWSRHLVRLAVAGGAMVVVLLLGRWYWPDWTQMQVLGRVWRLALLVCMGGATYVCVLFATGFRLRELHHD; this is encoded by the coding sequence ATGAAGTCCCCCAGCATGCTCCGCGGGCTGCTTTCGTTCAGCAGCATGACCATGGTTTCACGCGTGCTTGGCTTGCTGCGGGATATCTCGATCAGCCATGTCTTTGGCGCCAACGTGGCCACCGACGCTTTCTGGGTGGCTTTTCGCATTCCCAGTTTCATGCGCCGCATGTTTGCCGAGGGTTCGTTTTCCAGCGCTTTCGTTCCTGTCTTTACCGAGGTGAAAGAGAAGGGCACACATGCGCAATTGAAGATATTGATGTCGCGGGTATCCGGGACACTTGGTGGCGTGCTGCTGATCGTGACGGCGCTATGCATGCTGTTTGCGCCGCAGGTGGCAACGGTATTTGCGCCCGGCTCGGTGGACGATACGCACAAGTTCACCTTGATAGTGGAACTGCTGCGGCTGACCTTTCCATTTTTGCTGTTTGTATCGCTGACCGCACTTTCCGGTGGTGCACTCAACAGCTTCCATCGTTTCGGGCTGCCGGCGTTGACGCCGGTCATCCTCAATTTATGCATGATCGCCGGGGCCTGGTGGTTGTCGCGGCATTTGCAGACGCCGATTCTTGCGCTGGGCTGGGCGGTGTTCGCAGCGGGCATTCTGCAAGTGCTGTTTCAACTGCCGGCGTTGCGCCAACTCGACTTGCTGACCTTGCCGAGCTGGGGCTGGAACCATCCGGATGTGCGCCGGATCATGCGGCAGATGGTGCCAACCTTGTTCGGTTCCTCGGTATCGCAGATCAACCTGCTGTTCGATACGGTGATTGCATCGCTGCTGATTTCCGGCTCGCAGACCTGGCTCTCGCAGGCGGACCGTTTTCTGGAATTGCCGCTGGGTGTATTCGGCGTGGCGTTGGGCACCGTGATCCTGCCTTCACTGTCACGCCATCACGTGGCCACTGATCATGAAGGTTTTTCCAAAGCGCTGGATTGGGGTCTGCGCACTACCTTGCTGATTGCCATACCAGCCATGTTCGGCTTGCTGCTGCTGGCCGAGCCGCTGGTGGCCACGTTGTTCCAGAACGGCCAGTTCCGGTCGTTCGATACCCGCATGGCCACGCTGTCAGTGACGGCTTTGAGCTTCGGTGTGCCCGCTTATGCATTGGTGAAAGTTTTGCTGCCGGCGTTCTATGCGCGCAAGGACACGCGCACCCCCGTGCGTGCCGGCGTGGCTGCATTGATCACCAACATGGTGCTCAATGGCTTCTTTCTGCTGGCGCTGTATGCGATGTGGGCGCCAACTACGCTGAAGTCCGGCCCATTGCTGGACGGTCTTTCCAAAGTACCTGGTTTGCATCTTGCCCTGGGCATGGCCAGTGCGGCGGCCAGCTATATCAATCTGCTGTTGCTGTGGCGTTGGTTGCGCAAGGCGGACATCTACCAGCGCCAGGCAGGATGGAGCCGTCATCTGGTTCGATTGGCCGTGGCTGGTGGAGCGATGGTCGTCGTGCTGCTGCTGGGGCGCTGGTACTGGCCTGATTGGACACAGATGCAGGTGCTCGGCCGCGTGTGGCGTCTGGCTTTGCTGGTGTGCATGGGTGGTGCCACTTATGTCTGCGTACTTTTCGCGACAGGTTTTCGTCTGCGTGAATTGCACCACGACTGA
- a CDS encoding alpha-ketoacid dehydrogenase subunit beta: MAQITLIEAVTQALAYEMAHDESVVVLGEDVGVNGGVFRATQGLQEKFGELRVLDTPLDETTIAGVTIGLATAGMKPVAEAQFEGFIYPMMEQIACHAARMRNRTRGRLTVPAVWRAPWGGGIRAPEHHSEANEHLFTNIPGLRVVMPSSPARAYGLLLAAIRDPDPVMFFEPKRIYRQYKEEVPDDGEALPLDVCFVLRDGTDVTIVTWGAQVKEALEAADALAEEGISAEVIDVATLAPLDFDTIAESVQKTGRCVIVHEAPKTAGFGAEIAARIAEECLYDLLAPVERITGYDTHIPLFRLEMKYLPSTERVVEAAKRTLAAS; encoded by the coding sequence ATGGCACAAATCACTCTTATCGAAGCCGTCACCCAGGCACTTGCGTATGAAATGGCCCACGACGAGAGCGTCGTGGTGCTGGGTGAAGACGTGGGCGTCAACGGCGGCGTGTTCCGCGCTACCCAGGGACTGCAGGAAAAATTCGGCGAACTGCGCGTGCTCGACACCCCGCTGGACGAAACCACCATCGCCGGCGTCACCATCGGTCTTGCCACCGCAGGCATGAAACCGGTGGCTGAAGCGCAGTTCGAAGGCTTCATCTACCCGATGATGGAACAGATCGCCTGCCACGCCGCGCGCATGCGCAATCGCACGCGCGGCCGCCTCACCGTCCCGGCGGTATGGCGTGCACCATGGGGCGGCGGTATTCGCGCACCGGAACATCACTCCGAAGCGAACGAACACTTGTTCACCAACATCCCCGGTCTGCGCGTGGTGATGCCCTCGTCGCCTGCACGCGCCTACGGTCTGCTGCTCGCCGCGATCCGCGATCCGGACCCGGTGATGTTCTTCGAGCCCAAGCGCATCTATCGCCAGTACAAGGAAGAAGTGCCCGATGACGGCGAGGCATTGCCGCTGGATGTGTGCTTCGTGCTGCGCGACGGCACCGACGTCACCATCGTTACCTGGGGCGCACAAGTCAAAGAAGCGCTGGAGGCCGCCGACGCGCTTGCCGAAGAAGGCATCAGCGCCGAAGTGATCGACGTGGCCACACTCGCCCCGCTGGACTTCGACACAATTGCCGAATCGGTGCAGAAAACCGGCCGCTGCGTGATCGTGCACGAAGCACCCAAAACCGCCGGCTTCGGTGCCGAGATCGCCGCCCGCATTGCCGAGGAATGCCTGTACGACCTGCTCGCGCCGGTCGAACGCATCACCGGTTACGACACGCATATCCCGCTGTTCCGCCTCGAAATGAAGTATCTGCCGAGCACGGAGCGCGTAGTCGAAGCAGCGAAGCGCACGCTGGCCGCCAGCTGA
- a CDS encoding response regulator transcription factor: MRIVIADSCPITRLGLRALLREQPGGHEVVADVASGHQLLDTLAAHPCDLCITDFFMPVVKDELEVGGLSLLRAMLKCVPLLPIVVWSGVKNTAVMRSMLSEGMRALVDKDSHPADITRAIQAIKVGRCFVSESLREYLSTVDHPVTRMPVTPGPAFILSPCEAEILRCLADGWIISTIARHSGRSIKTISQHKHNAMRKLGLTSDYALFEYMLAGGLALAS; the protein is encoded by the coding sequence ATGCGCATTGTCATCGCCGATAGTTGTCCGATCACACGGCTTGGTCTTCGCGCACTATTGCGTGAACAGCCAGGTGGCCATGAAGTTGTCGCCGATGTTGCGTCTGGCCACCAATTGCTCGATACGTTGGCTGCACATCCATGTGACCTATGCATCACTGATTTTTTTATGCCCGTCGTGAAAGATGAACTAGAGGTTGGCGGATTGTCTCTGCTCAGGGCCATGCTCAAGTGCGTCCCTTTGTTACCCATCGTGGTGTGGAGTGGCGTGAAAAACACGGCCGTTATGCGTAGCATGCTCAGCGAAGGTATGCGTGCCTTGGTCGACAAGGATTCTCATCCAGCCGATATAACGCGGGCTATTCAAGCCATTAAAGTGGGTCGGTGCTTTGTGAGCGAGAGCCTTCGCGAATATCTGTCGACGGTCGATCATCCGGTAACGAGGATGCCCGTTACGCCTGGTCCAGCGTTTATCTTGTCGCCTTGTGAGGCGGAGATTCTGCGCTGTCTCGCGGACGGATGGATCATTTCAACCATTGCTCGGCATTCCGGTCGAAGTATTAAAACGATCAGCCAGCATAAGCACAATGCCATGCGCAAGCTTGGCCTCACCAGCGACTATGCTTTATTTGAGTACATGCTTGCCGGAGGGCTGGCACTAGCAAGCTAA
- the ileS gene encoding isoleucine--tRNA ligase: MTQDYKSTINLPQTIFPMRGDLPKREPGWLAEWEKVGRYQQIQAKVAGRPMFVLHDGPPYANGAIHLGHAINKILKDVVVKSKLLAGFHAPYVPGWDCHGMPIEIQIEKQFGKNLPTSEVMSKARAYASEQIAKQKGDFKRLGVLGEWDRPYLTMAPQNEAGEIRALAELLRKGYIYRGLKPVNWCFDCGSALAEAEVEYEDKTDIAIDVGFAFDDPAAVAKAFGLQQLPKPNGQIVIWTTTPWTIPANQALNLHPEFSYSLVDTPKGLLILATERVEECLKTYGLEGHVVASVEGHELGDLKFRHPLYAADPGYARLAPIYFGDYVTLDTGTGIVHSAPAYGVEDFHSCKAYGMKDADILNPVMGNGVYASWLPLFGGMFLWKANPKIVEALDQAGSLLHQHKHPHSYMHCWRHKSPIIYRATSQWFAGMDITPKDGGKTLREAALEGVEATQFFPAWGKQRLHNMIVDRPDWTLSRQRQWGVPMAFFVHRETGELHPRTPELLEEVAKRVEQHGIEAWQSLDPAELLGVDAEHYEKNRDTLDVWFDSGTTHWHVLRGSHADVLRFPADLYLEGSDQHRGWFHSSLLTAAMLDAQPPYKQLLTHGFTVDAQGRKMSKSLGNGIEPQDIMNRLGADILRLWVASTDYRYEMSLSEEILKRVSDMYRRIRNTARFLLGNLDGFDPGKHLVPVEQSLLLDQWAVGQAYELQQAVVAAYDRYDFPEIVQRVQNFCTNEMGALYLDITKDRLYTMPTESLGRRSAQSAMYRILEALVRWLAPILSFTAEEIWQHMPGERGESVLFETWYDGLMNMQGSAEQRRYWTDLLAIRDTASRVLEDMRKAEKIGAALEATLVLHADPATAARYAETADELRFFFITSEASFAPLQPHPADAAALQLEGGGEVYVSASVSDATKCIRCWHRCDDVGSNPTHPELCARCVSNVEGPGEDRQWS, from the coding sequence ATGACCCAGGACTACAAGAGCACTATCAACCTTCCTCAGACCATCTTCCCGATGCGCGGCGACCTGCCCAAGCGCGAGCCGGGCTGGCTGGCCGAATGGGAAAAAGTTGGGCGTTATCAGCAGATCCAGGCCAAGGTCGCCGGACGGCCGATGTTCGTACTGCATGACGGCCCGCCGTATGCGAACGGTGCGATCCATCTTGGCCACGCGATCAACAAAATCCTCAAGGACGTGGTGGTGAAGTCCAAGCTGCTGGCAGGCTTTCATGCGCCCTACGTGCCGGGCTGGGATTGCCACGGCATGCCGATCGAAATCCAGATCGAAAAGCAGTTTGGCAAAAACCTGCCGACCAGCGAGGTGATGAGCAAGGCGCGCGCCTATGCCAGCGAACAGATCGCCAAGCAGAAAGGCGATTTCAAGCGCCTGGGCGTGCTGGGCGAATGGGATCGTCCTTACCTCACCATGGCGCCGCAGAACGAAGCCGGCGAAATCCGCGCGCTGGCCGAATTGCTGCGCAAGGGTTACATCTATCGCGGCTTGAAGCCGGTCAACTGGTGCTTCGACTGCGGCTCTGCGCTGGCCGAAGCGGAAGTGGAATACGAGGACAAGACCGATATCGCCATCGACGTCGGTTTTGCTTTCGACGACCCGGCTGCGGTGGCCAAAGCCTTTGGTTTGCAGCAACTGCCAAAACCCAACGGCCAGATCGTGATCTGGACTACCACGCCCTGGACCATCCCTGCCAACCAGGCGCTCAACCTACATCCGGAATTCAGCTACAGCCTCGTCGATACGCCAAAGGGTTTGCTGATACTCGCCACCGAGCGCGTCGAGGAATGCCTCAAGACCTACGGCCTGGAAGGGCATGTGGTGGCCTCGGTGGAAGGTCATGAGCTGGGTGATCTGAAATTCCGTCACCCGCTGTATGCGGCCGATCCTGGTTATGCGCGTCTTGCGCCGATCTACTTCGGCGACTACGTCACACTGGATACCGGTACCGGCATCGTGCATTCCGCTCCTGCATACGGCGTGGAAGATTTCCACTCGTGCAAGGCGTACGGCATGAAGGATGCCGACATCCTCAACCCGGTGATGGGCAACGGCGTCTACGCTTCCTGGCTGCCGCTGTTCGGCGGCATGTTCCTGTGGAAGGCCAATCCCAAGATCGTCGAAGCCTTGGATCAAGCCGGCTCGCTGCTGCACCAACACAAGCATCCGCACAGCTACATGCATTGCTGGCGCCACAAGTCGCCGATCATCTATCGCGCTACCTCGCAGTGGTTTGCAGGCATGGATATCACGCCGAAAGATGGCGGCAAAACCTTGCGTGAGGCTGCGCTGGAAGGCGTGGAAGCCACGCAGTTCTTCCCCGCCTGGGGCAAGCAGCGCCTGCACAACATGATTGTCGATCGCCCGGACTGGACGCTGTCGCGCCAACGCCAGTGGGGCGTGCCGATGGCGTTCTTCGTCCATCGCGAAACCGGCGAACTGCATCCGCGCACGCCGGAGCTGTTGGAAGAAGTGGCTAAGCGTGTCGAGCAGCATGGTATCGAAGCGTGGCAAAGCCTTGATCCCGCCGAACTCCTCGGTGTGGATGCCGAGCACTACGAAAAAAATCGCGACACGCTGGACGTGTGGTTCGATTCCGGCACCACGCACTGGCATGTGCTGCGGGGCTCGCACGCCGATGTGCTGCGTTTCCCTGCCGATCTTTACCTGGAGGGCTCGGACCAGCATCGTGGCTGGTTCCATTCTTCGCTGCTCACGGCCGCTATGCTCGACGCCCAGCCGCCTTATAAGCAGTTGCTCACGCACGGCTTCACCGTGGATGCGCAGGGCCGCAAGATGTCTAAGTCGCTCGGCAACGGCATCGAGCCGCAGGACATCATGAATCGCTTGGGCGCGGACATCCTGCGCCTGTGGGTAGCCTCCACCGATTACCGCTACGAGATGTCCTTGTCGGAGGAAATCTTGAAGCGCGTGTCGGATATGTATCGCCGCATCCGCAACACCGCGCGCTTCCTGCTCGGTAATCTGGATGGCTTCGATCCGGGCAAGCACCTGGTGCCGGTGGAACAAAGCCTGCTGCTCGATCAATGGGCGGTAGGCCAGGCTTATGAATTGCAGCAGGCGGTGGTAGCGGCCTACGATCGCTATGATTTCCCGGAGATCGTTCAGCGCGTGCAGAACTTCTGCACTAACGAAATGGGCGCGTTGTATCTGGATATCACCAAGGATCGCCTGTACACCATGCCGACCGAAAGCCTCGGCCGGCGCAGCGCGCAGAGTGCGATGTACCGCATTCTGGAAGCACTGGTGCGTTGGCTGGCGCCGATACTGTCGTTCACCGCGGAAGAGATCTGGCAGCACATGCCGGGCGAGCGAGGTGAGAGCGTGTTGTTCGAAACCTGGTACGACGGGCTGATGAACATGCAGGGTTCCGCCGAGCAGCGCCGTTATTGGACGGATCTGTTGGCCATTCGCGATACGGCTTCGCGGGTGCTGGAAGACATGCGCAAGGCCGAGAAAATCGGCGCTGCACTGGAAGCCACGCTGGTGTTGCATGCCGATCCGGCGACCGCGGCACGTTATGCCGAAACAGCGGACGAGTTGCGCTTCTTCTTCATCACTTCCGAGGCGAGCTTCGCGCCGTTACAACCGCATCCGGCCGATGCGGCTGCGTTGCAGCTTGAAGGTGGTGGCGAAGTGTATGTATCTGCCAGCGTGAGCGACGCGACCAAGTGCATTCGCTGCTGGCATCGTTGCGACGATGTGGGCAGCAACCCGACGCATCCGGAACTTTGCGCACGTTGCGTAAGCAATGTGGAAGGGCCAGGCGAAGATCGCCAGTGGTCGTAG
- the lspA gene encoding signal peptidase II, translating into MHSKPNALPWLLLSVLWIALDQLTKWWALTTLQPAGMPHPVIPGFLNWTLAFNAGAAFSFLAQSGGWQRWFFVLLAVVISGALVVWLARTARHEWRTALPLALVIGGALGNLIDRLHASQVTDFIQVYYRGWYYPTFNIADSGICVGAVLLILFGLRPQHP; encoded by the coding sequence ATGCATTCCAAACCCAACGCCCTCCCTTGGTTGTTGCTCTCCGTGCTGTGGATTGCACTCGACCAGCTCACCAAATGGTGGGCACTCACCACCTTGCAACCGGCAGGCATGCCACACCCTGTCATCCCGGGCTTCCTCAACTGGACGTTGGCCTTCAATGCCGGCGCCGCTTTCAGCTTCCTCGCCCAAAGCGGCGGCTGGCAGCGCTGGTTCTTCGTGCTGTTGGCGGTGGTGATCAGCGGTGCACTGGTCGTGTGGCTGGCGCGTACCGCCCGTCATGAATGGCGCACCGCTTTGCCGCTGGCCTTAGTGATCGGCGGCGCGTTGGGCAATCTGATCGACCGCTTGCATGCCTCGCAGGTCACCGACTTCATCCAGGTCTACTACCGCGGCTGGTATTACCCCACCTTCAACATCGCCGATAGCGGTATCTGCGTGGGGGCTGTGCTGTTGATCCTGTTCGGCCTGCGTCCGCAGCATCCCTGA
- a CDS encoding bifunctional riboflavin kinase/FAD synthetase, whose product MMKLSRDVAGPCLAPGGSVVAVGAFDGLHRGHQALLNEVRERAQALDRTPVVVSFEPLPRAYFSKEPVPRLSSVREKLLGFAAAGMEHTLLMRFNQALTAMSAEDFVQRVLIERLNVREVWVGADFRFGHKRAGDVAMLERIGAERGFVAHTMPAVLLDGERVSASRVRALLAAGNFGAVTPLLGRPFVIEGKVEYGNQLGRILGFPTANIHLRERVTPVHGIFAVRVGLGESACSWPGVASLGIRPTINEVAEPLLEVHLFDFEGDLYGQRMAVEFVAKLRDEMKFDGLDALKEQMRHDARSAREILGMNPVLIDVNQAIS is encoded by the coding sequence ATGATGAAACTGTCCCGGGATGTTGCGGGGCCGTGCTTGGCCCCCGGCGGCAGTGTGGTTGCGGTCGGTGCCTTTGACGGTCTGCATCGTGGTCACCAAGCCTTGTTGAATGAAGTGCGCGAACGGGCGCAGGCCCTTGATCGCACGCCTGTCGTGGTGAGTTTCGAGCCGTTGCCGCGCGCCTACTTTTCGAAGGAGCCGGTACCGCGCCTGTCCAGCGTGCGCGAGAAGCTGCTTGGCTTCGCCGCCGCCGGTATGGAGCACACCTTGCTGATGCGCTTCAACCAGGCGCTGACCGCCATGTCCGCCGAAGATTTCGTGCAGCGCGTGCTGATCGAGCGGCTCAACGTGCGTGAAGTGTGGGTCGGGGCCGATTTTCGTTTCGGTCACAAACGCGCAGGCGATGTCGCCATGCTGGAACGGATTGGCGCAGAGCGTGGCTTCGTTGCCCACACCATGCCTGCGGTGCTGCTGGATGGCGAACGTGTGTCGGCCAGTCGAGTGCGTGCCTTGCTGGCTGCTGGCAACTTCGGCGCAGTGACGCCCTTGCTGGGCCGACCCTTCGTGATCGAGGGCAAGGTGGAATACGGCAACCAACTGGGGCGCATCCTCGGATTTCCGACCGCGAACATCCACCTGCGTGAGCGGGTGACCCCGGTTCACGGTATTTTCGCCGTGCGGGTGGGCTTGGGCGAGAGCGCTTGCAGTTGGCCCGGCGTGGCTAGTCTGGGCATACGGCCCACTATCAATGAAGTGGCCGAGCCCTTGCTGGAAGTGCATCTGTTCGATTTCGAAGGTGATCTCTACGGCCAGCGCATGGCGGTGGAATTCGTGGCCAAGCTCCGTGATGAGATGAAATTTGACGGGCTGGACGCATTGAAGGAGCAAATGCGGCATGATGCGCGTTCCGCGCGGGAGATCCTGGGAATGAACCCCGTATTGATCGACGTGAACCAGGCAATATCATGA